The Polyangiaceae bacterium genome includes a region encoding these proteins:
- a CDS encoding RNA-binding protein has product MNNRLYVGNLAFHTTEDTLLRAFGEFGEVSEAKLIIDRETGRSRGFAFVSMSSEQDAQRAIEQMNGADLDGRPLRVNIAEERRPRGDGGGGGGGGGGGFRGGRGNDRGGRRGGRW; this is encoded by the coding sequence ATGAACAATCGACTGTATGTAGGCAACCTGGCGTTTCACACCACCGAAGACACCCTGCTTCGCGCCTTTGGAGAGTTCGGCGAGGTCTCCGAAGCGAAGCTCATCATCGATCGCGAGACGGGTCGCTCCCGCGGCTTCGCCTTCGTGTCCATGAGCTCCGAGCAGGACGCGCAGCGCGCCATCGAGCAAATGAACGGCGCCGACTTGGATGGTCGCCCCCTCAGAGTGAACATTGCCGAAGAGCGCCGTCCCCGCGGTGACGGCGGCGGTGGTGGTGGTGGTGGCGGTGGCGGTTTCCGCGGTGGTCGCGGGAACGATCGCGGCGGCCGCCGCGGCGGTCGCTGGTGA
- a CDS encoding Zn-dependent hydrolase codes for MTERLSIDSERLYASLDELGRIGSYTDERTGLVGVNRLALTAADGEGRRHVVGQMRALGLEVRVDRIGNVLATFAGREPELPPVMIGSHIDSVQTAGRFDGCLGVLGGLEVVRTLKGAGIVPLRSIVVAFFTDEEGSRFGTDMLGSAVATGRIPLETAYALEDKAGAVLESELSAIGFLGSAPERLAPPHAYVECHIEQGPVLRAAGFDVGVVTGVQAIAWYELSIVGKSAHAGTTPMSLRSDPTVAAARIALELREMTRSGKFGDGMRTTVGSVRTLPGLVNVVPAEVVCTVDLRNPDDALMRAAEEHFLARLPQIAAEEKVTITERRTARTDTVAFSKKIMDRVSFAAQARNLAATHIVSGAGHDAQELARLCPTGMVFVPGEHDGISHNPRELSTKQQCANGVNVLLDVALELAEEGDGA; via the coding sequence ATGACGGAGCGCCTCAGCATCGACAGTGAACGGCTTTATGCCTCGCTCGACGAGCTCGGTCGCATCGGAAGCTACACGGACGAGCGCACCGGGCTCGTGGGCGTGAATCGCCTCGCGCTGACCGCCGCGGATGGCGAAGGGCGCCGCCACGTGGTGGGCCAAATGCGTGCGCTGGGCCTCGAGGTCCGGGTGGATCGCATTGGCAACGTGCTCGCCACGTTCGCCGGCCGCGAGCCAGAGCTGCCGCCCGTGATGATCGGATCGCACATCGACTCCGTGCAGACGGCCGGTCGCTTCGACGGCTGCCTCGGCGTTCTCGGCGGGCTCGAGGTCGTGCGCACGCTGAAGGGCGCGGGCATCGTGCCGCTGCGCTCCATCGTGGTCGCCTTCTTCACGGACGAAGAGGGCTCGCGTTTCGGTACCGACATGTTGGGCAGCGCCGTGGCGACCGGGCGCATTCCCTTGGAAACGGCCTACGCCCTCGAAGACAAGGCGGGCGCCGTGCTCGAGAGCGAGCTTTCGGCCATTGGCTTTTTGGGTAGCGCGCCGGAGCGCCTGGCGCCGCCCCATGCCTACGTCGAGTGTCACATCGAGCAAGGGCCCGTGCTCCGCGCCGCCGGATTCGACGTGGGCGTGGTGACGGGCGTGCAAGCCATCGCCTGGTACGAGCTCTCCATCGTGGGCAAGAGCGCCCACGCGGGCACCACACCCATGAGCTTGCGTTCGGATCCCACGGTGGCGGCTGCGCGCATCGCACTCGAGCTCCGCGAGATGACCCGCTCGGGAAAGTTCGGCGATGGCATGCGCACCACCGTGGGCTCGGTCCGCACGCTGCCCGGGTTGGTGAACGTGGTCCCCGCGGAAGTGGTGTGCACCGTGGACCTCCGCAACCCGGACGACGCGCTGATGCGTGCCGCGGAGGAGCACTTCTTGGCGCGGCTCCCGCAGATCGCCGCGGAAGAGAAAGTGACGATCACGGAGCGCCGCACCGCGCGCACCGACACCGTGGCCTTCTCGAAAAAGATCATGGATCGGGTTTCTTTTGCCGCTCAGGCGCGGAACCTCGCTGCCACCCACATCGTCTCCGGTGCCGGCCACGACGCGCAGGAACTGGCACGTCTGTGCCCCACGGGCATGGTGTTCGTCCCGGGGGAGCACGACGGCATCAGTCACAACCCGCGAGAGCTCTCCACCAAGCAGCAGTGCGCAAACGGCGTGAACGTGCTGTTGGACGTTGCTCTGGAGCTCGCGGAGGAGGGCGACGGCGCATGA
- a CDS encoding AgmX/PglI C-terminal domain-containing protein produces the protein MKLAPLFLFALLSSGCPGNTPPAEPDPGPSSYETDMPAEPTSLEPAPPPPEAGRIHLGAAMLIGGEGLTDDAQSAASKAFMKAFDDGISHFRQCYAPGLEKNPSLSGQVDVRVVLDQSGNIYELKLTSAELDDPAVVDCIVSAFRKLRYAPLQGGRFFSVTAPVKLDPK, from the coding sequence ATGAAGCTGGCGCCGCTGTTCCTGTTCGCGCTCCTCTCGTCCGGTTGTCCGGGGAACACGCCGCCGGCGGAGCCGGATCCGGGGCCGTCCAGCTACGAGACGGACATGCCGGCGGAGCCCACTTCCCTCGAGCCCGCGCCGCCGCCGCCCGAAGCCGGACGCATTCACCTAGGTGCGGCGATGCTCATCGGCGGTGAAGGACTCACGGACGACGCTCAGAGCGCCGCGTCGAAGGCCTTCATGAAGGCTTTCGACGACGGCATCTCGCATTTTCGCCAGTGCTACGCGCCGGGTCTCGAGAAGAACCCTTCGCTTTCTGGGCAGGTGGACGTGCGCGTCGTCCTCGATCAATCCGGGAACATCTACGAGCTGAAGCTCACCTCCGCCGAGCTCGACGATCCTGCCGTCGTGGACTGCATCGTGTCCGCGTTTCGCAAGCTGCGGTACGCGCCCCTACAGGGCGGTCGGTTCTTCAGCGTGACCGCTCCGGTGAAGCTCGATCCCAAGTGA
- a CDS encoding DUF1328 domain-containing protein gives MLRWALVFFIVALLAAVFGFFGIAGAAAGIAKFLFFAFLILAVVSIIANAVQGRTV, from the coding sequence ATGCTCCGTTGGGCTCTCGTCTTCTTCATCGTCGCACTGCTCGCGGCAGTGTTTGGTTTCTTCGGCATCGCCGGTGCCGCCGCCGGCATCGCGAAGTTTCTGTTCTTCGCCTTCTTGATCCTGGCCGTCGTTTCGATCATCGCGAACGCCGTTCAGGGGCGGACGGTATAG
- a CDS encoding sodium:proton antiporter, with protein MDTTSAHAASLAVAIALAAGMLTQVISHHSSIPAILLLLVTGALLGPDGLGLVNPTVLGSGLSGVVDVAVAVVLFEGGLNLNVARIAKRASPIRRLVSIGALVTGLSTAALARWLLGWDLRLCVLLGALLVVTGPTVVNPLLKRVRVDTGVATVLEAEGIFIDAIGATLAVIALEGVLSPGSAGWGPVHLVARLGVGAALGLVGGIAVVGIFRSRSLVPDRLENVTALALAVLLFTGSNAVMPESGIAAAVVAGIVVGAKKPRLWRRLHDFKEQLTVLLLGLLFVLLSADVRLSEVLDLGWAGLWVALGVVFVVRPLAVLLSTIGTELSWHQRALLAAIGPRGIIAAAVATFFATVLMEQGVEGGRELRALVFLVIVVSVASASVLSAPLASVLGLRRQGRRGWVVFGANALGRLVARLLQDSGQPVVCVDSDPVLCRKAEDAGLSVFHGNAMDDVMLARLEPTSRTGAVALSPSDADNYVFAQRFRERADQAELLVALSAGGTEITDEMLEEHGVGKFGGAQFDVSRWSGWIEAGAARLRHCVPVPDALAQREQDARRNQLVLPVARDRSDGAHPAADAGKGAPVWLLINEERKDEAVDYLSVLGLREMSRRSLPTWRGSRG; from the coding sequence ATGGACACCACCTCCGCACACGCTGCATCCCTGGCAGTCGCGATCGCTCTGGCCGCGGGCATGCTCACGCAGGTCATCTCGCACCACTCGAGCATCCCGGCGATCCTCTTGCTGCTCGTCACCGGTGCGCTGCTCGGGCCCGATGGCCTGGGCCTGGTGAACCCGACAGTGCTCGGCTCGGGGCTGAGCGGCGTGGTGGACGTGGCCGTCGCGGTGGTACTGTTCGAGGGCGGACTGAACCTGAACGTGGCACGCATCGCCAAGCGCGCGTCGCCCATTCGTCGCCTGGTTTCCATCGGAGCTCTGGTGACCGGTCTCTCGACGGCCGCCCTCGCGCGTTGGCTCTTGGGCTGGGACCTGCGCCTGTGCGTTCTATTGGGTGCGCTCTTGGTGGTGACGGGGCCAACGGTGGTCAATCCGCTGCTCAAGCGCGTTCGTGTGGATACCGGCGTCGCGACCGTGCTCGAGGCGGAGGGGATCTTCATCGACGCCATCGGCGCCACGCTCGCGGTGATCGCGTTGGAGGGCGTGCTCAGTCCGGGCAGCGCCGGCTGGGGGCCGGTGCACTTGGTGGCGCGGCTCGGCGTCGGCGCGGCGCTCGGTCTCGTGGGTGGCATCGCGGTGGTGGGCATCTTTCGGTCGCGCTCCCTGGTGCCGGACCGCTTGGAAAACGTCACCGCTTTGGCCCTGGCGGTGCTGCTCTTCACCGGCTCGAACGCGGTGATGCCCGAAAGCGGCATCGCGGCGGCGGTGGTGGCGGGCATCGTGGTTGGGGCGAAGAAGCCACGCTTGTGGCGGCGACTGCACGACTTCAAGGAGCAGCTGACGGTGCTGCTACTAGGGCTCCTTTTCGTGCTGCTCTCCGCCGACGTACGGTTGAGCGAGGTCTTGGATCTCGGCTGGGCCGGGCTCTGGGTCGCTCTCGGTGTGGTCTTCGTGGTGCGCCCGCTGGCCGTGCTGCTGTCCACGATTGGAACCGAGCTCTCGTGGCACCAGCGCGCGCTGCTCGCCGCCATCGGCCCGCGGGGCATCATCGCGGCAGCCGTCGCGACGTTCTTCGCCACCGTGCTCATGGAGCAAGGAGTCGAGGGTGGGCGCGAGCTTCGGGCGCTGGTGTTCCTGGTCATCGTGGTCAGCGTGGCGAGCGCCAGCGTGCTCTCGGCGCCGTTGGCTTCTGTGCTCGGCCTACGCCGGCAAGGGCGTCGAGGTTGGGTGGTGTTCGGCGCCAATGCCCTGGGACGCCTGGTCGCGCGGTTGCTCCAGGACAGTGGTCAGCCCGTCGTGTGCGTCGACTCCGACCCCGTCCTGTGTCGCAAGGCCGAGGACGCGGGGCTCAGTGTGTTCCACGGCAACGCCATGGACGACGTGATGCTCGCGCGCTTGGAGCCGACCTCCCGCACCGGTGCCGTGGCGCTGTCCCCGAGCGATGCGGACAACTACGTATTCGCCCAGCGCTTTCGCGAGCGGGCGGATCAGGCGGAGCTCTTGGTGGCGCTGTCCGCGGGCGGCACCGAGATCACCGACGAGATGCTAGAAGAGCATGGCGTCGGAAAATTCGGCGGAGCGCAGTTCGACGTCAGCCGCTGGAGCGGGTGGATCGAAGCCGGCGCTGCGCGGCTGCGCCACTGTGTGCCGGTGCCCGATGCGCTGGCTCAGCGCGAGCAGGACGCTCGTCGAAATCAGCTGGTATTGCCCGTCGCCCGTGATCGCAGTGACGGCGCGCACCCCGCTGCCGACGCGGGGAAAGGAGCACCCGTGTGGTTGCTCATCAACGAAGAGCGCAAGGACGAAGCTGTCGACTACCTGAGCGTGCTCGGCTTGCGAGAGATGTCGCGGCGTTCGTTGCCGACCTGGCGAGGGAGCCGAGGATGA
- a CDS encoding pyridoxamine 5'-phosphate oxidase family protein, which yields MNTNETSHLLDVVSQFETAMLVTHDLSGMLRARPMSIAEVEKNGTLWFFTAHDSGKAPELEKDSRVAVVMQGPSRYVSITGTARLTREPERLERLWRESWRPWFPGGAQDATAVAVRVLPVAAEYWDLSGLSGVRYVADALGAMVRRQRASDDGDASYHQKFA from the coding sequence ATGAACACGAACGAAACCAGTCACCTGCTGGACGTCGTGTCGCAGTTCGAGACCGCCATGCTCGTTACCCATGACTTGAGCGGAATGCTCCGAGCGCGCCCGATGTCGATCGCGGAAGTGGAGAAGAACGGCACGCTGTGGTTTTTCACGGCGCACGACTCCGGCAAGGCACCAGAACTCGAGAAGGACTCGCGGGTCGCCGTCGTGATGCAGGGCCCCTCGCGCTACGTGTCCATCACTGGCACCGCGCGGCTCACCCGAGAGCCCGAACGGCTCGAGCGCCTGTGGCGCGAGAGTTGGCGACCATGGTTCCCCGGTGGAGCCCAGGATGCCACCGCCGTCGCCGTGCGAGTGCTGCCCGTGGCCGCGGAGTACTGGGACCTCAGCGGTCTCTCCGGCGTGCGCTACGTGGCGGATGCCCTCGGTGCCATGGTCCGCCGCCAGCGCGCCAGCGACGACGGCGACGCCAGCTATCACCAGAAGTTCGCGTGA
- a CDS encoding DUF4336 domain-containing protein, which produces MQLTPFRERIWMVARPQKFWGVETGTRMTVVQLSDGGLFVHGPVALEARLRDEVDALGPVRAIVCASRYHHLYAGEWADAYPDAALCACPRLVDKRQDLRFDHVMRDEPHEIWGGDLEQVHFSARFEDEVVFFHTATRTLLCLDALLNLSTHPARSTRMVARLMANTAPGKGYLERIVVGNRARAREQVRRILEWDSDGIVLAHGSPVPRDGREVFAEAYSWLRV; this is translated from the coding sequence ATGCAGCTCACGCCGTTTCGCGAGCGGATCTGGATGGTGGCGCGACCACAGAAGTTCTGGGGCGTGGAGACGGGGACGCGCATGACCGTGGTGCAGCTGTCCGACGGCGGGCTCTTCGTGCACGGACCGGTGGCGCTCGAGGCCCGGCTGCGCGACGAGGTGGACGCGCTGGGACCGGTGCGCGCCATCGTGTGTGCCAGTCGCTATCACCACCTGTATGCCGGCGAATGGGCAGATGCCTATCCCGACGCCGCGCTATGCGCCTGTCCGCGTCTCGTGGACAAACGCCAGGACCTGAGGTTCGACCATGTGATGCGGGACGAGCCCCACGAGATCTGGGGCGGCGACCTGGAACAGGTGCACTTTTCCGCGCGCTTCGAGGACGAGGTCGTGTTCTTCCACACTGCGACCCGAACGCTGTTGTGCCTGGACGCGCTCCTGAACCTGAGCACGCACCCGGCGCGCTCCACCCGCATGGTCGCGCGGCTGATGGCGAACACGGCGCCGGGGAAAGGCTACTTGGAACGCATCGTGGTGGGCAACCGAGCGCGGGCGAGAGAGCAGGTGCGGCGGATCCTCGAATGGGACAGCGACGGTATCGTCCTCGCTCACGGCAGTCCGGTGCCCCGCGATGGCCGCGAGGTGTTCGCGGAGGCGTACTCCTGGCTCCGTGTCTGA
- a CDS encoding heavy-metal-associated domain-containing protein encodes MIALKVTGMTCGHCEMAVKKALSQVPGVKNVVSVDRQKEEAVVEGDAAIPALVAAIEEEGYQAEPRT; translated from the coding sequence ATGATCGCGCTGAAAGTCACCGGCATGACCTGTGGGCACTGCGAAATGGCCGTAAAGAAAGCACTTTCTCAGGTGCCTGGAGTCAAGAACGTAGTGAGCGTGGACCGCCAGAAGGAGGAGGCCGTGGTCGAGGGGGATGCCGCGATCCCCGCCCTCGTCGCGGCCATCGAGGAGGAGGGCTACCAGGCGGAGCCGCGCACGTGA
- a CDS encoding metal-sensitive transcriptional regulator, with amino-acid sequence MKHCAHGLKLDPETRDQAKKRLLSIRGHVEGIMRMLEDDSVYCVDALKQIKAVNGALEKVGSLVLQSHLKDHVVTAAQRGDVDEIVAELMEVLKYR; translated from the coding sequence GTGAAGCACTGTGCCCACGGTCTGAAGTTGGATCCCGAGACTCGGGATCAGGCGAAGAAGCGGCTGCTCAGCATTCGCGGCCATGTGGAGGGCATCATGCGCATGCTGGAGGACGATTCGGTCTACTGCGTGGATGCCCTCAAGCAGATCAAGGCCGTGAACGGCGCACTCGAAAAGGTGGGCTCGCTGGTACTGCAGAGCCATCTCAAGGACCACGTCGTCACCGCTGCCCAGCGGGGCGACGTGGACGAGATCGTCGCCGAGCTCATGGAAGTACTGAAGTACCGCTGA
- a CDS encoding copper-translocating P-type ATPase — protein MSDGQQNLLKFDVGVQGMTCASCVARVERVLKKQPGVVSATVNLATEKASVEYDPQAVNPQRLKVVIVDAGYEAVDLARETDTQEEARQEEQRALTRDLAVGAALSVPLVLLAMVPMLVPAAMHALHRVASMQVWGFVQLLLATPVVFWVGRRFFRQGAAELRHLSPGMNTLVMMGSSAAYFYSLVALVAPGIFPEGTAHLYFEASAVIITLILLGKLLEARAKGRTSDAIKKLVQLQAKTARVIRDGASVEIPVDAVVPGDRVQVRPGERVPVDGVVVEGQSFVDESMITGEPIPVEKGADSTVVGGTINSSGAFVFKATQVGGDTVLAQIIRLVEQAQNDKPPIQQVADKVAAVFVPVVMVVSLLTFVVWMLVGPSPTLSYAFVAAVSVLLIACPCAMGLATPTAIMVGTGKAAELGALFREGAALETMAHVDTVVLDKTGTLTKGRPELTDVEVFGGEEADVLAWVAAAEDQSEHPIARALVAGAKERGIEVPRAESFQAEAGYGLSARVTGRRVEVGADRFMKKLGIDVSSSADVARRYGEDAKTPIYVAVDGALVAILAVADPLKSGAAEAIAGLKELGLTAIMLTGDNQRTAHAVADQVGIDQVLAEVLPDQKAAEVKRLQAKGSKVAFVGDGINDAPALAQADAGIAIGTGTDIAIEAGDVILMRGELSGIVDAVRLARRTLRTIRLNFFWAYAYNVALIPVAAGVLYPVLRMLLNPMLAAFAMSLSSVFVVSNSLRLRGFSPRSAH, from the coding sequence ATGAGCGATGGACAACAGAACCTCCTGAAGTTCGACGTCGGCGTTCAGGGCATGACCTGCGCGAGCTGCGTGGCTCGCGTGGAGCGGGTTCTGAAGAAGCAGCCGGGCGTCGTGAGCGCGACGGTCAACCTCGCGACGGAGAAAGCGAGCGTCGAGTACGATCCGCAGGCCGTCAACCCACAGCGCCTCAAGGTCGTGATCGTGGACGCGGGCTACGAAGCCGTGGATCTCGCGCGCGAGACGGACACTCAAGAGGAAGCGCGTCAGGAGGAGCAACGCGCGCTGACTCGGGATTTGGCCGTCGGCGCGGCGCTGAGCGTCCCTTTGGTGCTGCTCGCCATGGTGCCCATGCTGGTGCCTGCGGCGATGCATGCCCTGCATCGAGTGGCGAGCATGCAGGTTTGGGGCTTCGTGCAGCTGCTGCTGGCCACTCCCGTCGTGTTCTGGGTGGGCCGTCGCTTCTTCCGGCAGGGCGCCGCGGAGCTCCGGCACCTGTCCCCGGGTATGAACACGCTGGTGATGATGGGATCGAGCGCGGCGTACTTCTATTCGCTGGTGGCGCTGGTTGCGCCGGGCATCTTTCCCGAAGGCACCGCCCACCTGTACTTCGAGGCCTCGGCGGTCATCATCACCCTGATCCTGCTTGGCAAGCTCCTGGAAGCGCGCGCCAAGGGCCGCACCTCCGATGCCATCAAGAAGCTGGTCCAGCTGCAGGCAAAGACTGCGCGAGTGATCCGCGACGGCGCCTCGGTGGAGATCCCCGTCGACGCAGTGGTGCCCGGCGACCGCGTCCAGGTTCGTCCCGGTGAGCGAGTTCCCGTGGATGGCGTCGTGGTGGAGGGACAGAGCTTCGTGGACGAAAGCATGATCACTGGCGAGCCCATACCCGTGGAAAAGGGCGCGGACTCGACGGTGGTCGGTGGCACGATCAACAGCAGCGGCGCATTCGTGTTCAAGGCGACCCAGGTGGGCGGGGACACCGTGCTCGCGCAGATCATACGCCTGGTGGAGCAGGCCCAGAACGACAAGCCGCCCATCCAACAGGTCGCGGACAAGGTCGCGGCCGTGTTCGTGCCGGTGGTCATGGTCGTCTCCCTGCTCACTTTCGTGGTCTGGATGCTGGTCGGTCCGAGCCCCACCTTGAGCTACGCGTTCGTGGCCGCCGTCAGCGTGTTGCTCATCGCTTGTCCCTGCGCCATGGGACTGGCGACTCCCACTGCGATCATGGTGGGAACCGGCAAGGCCGCGGAGCTCGGTGCGCTGTTCCGGGAAGGAGCGGCCCTTGAGACCATGGCCCATGTCGACACCGTGGTGCTGGACAAGACCGGTACGCTCACGAAGGGTCGGCCCGAGCTCACGGACGTGGAGGTGTTCGGAGGCGAGGAAGCGGACGTGCTCGCGTGGGTGGCCGCTGCGGAAGATCAAAGCGAGCATCCGATTGCTCGCGCTTTGGTCGCTGGTGCCAAGGAGCGTGGCATCGAGGTGCCCCGGGCCGAGTCCTTCCAGGCCGAAGCCGGCTACGGCCTTTCGGCGCGAGTCACTGGCCGCCGTGTGGAAGTGGGCGCGGATCGCTTCATGAAGAAGCTGGGCATCGACGTGTCGTCGTCGGCCGACGTCGCTCGACGCTACGGAGAGGACGCCAAGACGCCGATCTACGTGGCCGTGGACGGCGCGCTGGTGGCGATCCTCGCCGTCGCCGACCCGCTCAAGAGCGGTGCTGCGGAGGCCATCGCTGGCTTGAAGGAGCTCGGGCTCACGGCAATCATGCTGACCGGGGACAACCAGCGCACGGCCCACGCGGTCGCCGACCAAGTAGGGATCGACCAGGTGCTGGCAGAGGTGTTGCCGGATCAAAAGGCCGCGGAGGTGAAGCGCCTGCAGGCCAAGGGCTCCAAGGTGGCCTTCGTGGGCGACGGCATCAACGACGCGCCGGCCCTGGCGCAAGCGGATGCGGGCATCGCGATCGGTACGGGTACGGACATCGCCATCGAAGCGGGCGACGTGATCCTCATGCGCGGCGAGCTCTCGGGCATCGTGGACGCAGTGCGCCTCGCACGCCGCACGCTGCGGACCATTCGCCTCAACTTCTTCTGGGCCTATGCCTACAACGTGGCGCTCATTCCCGTAGCCGCGGGGGTGCTCTACCCGGTGCTGCGCATGCTGCTCAATCCGATGCTCGCGGCCTTCGCCATGAGCCTGTCGAGCGTGTTCGTGGTGTCGAACAGCCTACGTCTTCGGGGCTTCTCGCCGCGCTCGGCCCACTGA
- a CDS encoding zinc ribbon domain-containing protein: MKLYDFLCNDCGQKFEDLVRELSDARCPACESANVEKQLSAFAIGGSRAEPAPPTGGGCSSGFCGTGGCGFG, from the coding sequence ATGAAGCTCTACGACTTCTTGTGCAACGATTGCGGTCAGAAATTCGAGGACTTGGTGCGCGAGCTCAGCGACGCGCGCTGCCCGGCCTGCGAGTCGGCCAACGTGGAAAAGCAGCTCAGCGCTTTCGCCATCGGCGGCAGTCGGGCAGAACCGGCGCCCCCAACGGGTGGTGGCTGCTCCTCCGGGTTCTGTGGCACCGGCGGCTGCGGCTTCGGCTGA